A single region of the Pygocentrus nattereri isolate fPygNat1 chromosome 27, fPygNat1.pri, whole genome shotgun sequence genome encodes:
- the c27h6orf47 gene encoding uncharacterized protein C6orf47 homolog, which translates to MTAVVGRVWSWVSPANLYRPWGSRAKSEKPEKAFASEGQLKNRWSMGGLTSWVWGVKKNQSDQKTPTEEFWEAQETYKPLEIEDLRPETVAPQSAPRWWSRMLPSAHFFWPKAEKADGLRQRTFAGWTEALERDLDNKDGELSDYGTPPPSPTPLSKGPSPFQVLAHTWTGEILPEHYEICFNFLRHLFDLFVVGFLWTVSPPTKFVLDVLGVQGGLKLWLHGMAMFLVSSVGMAGLLWLVQEFLPQFALVYGIVQALVISVSLRQSVILGMEDEGIDGRDKDEEVEEEKDDEQNGTSHGTTD; encoded by the coding sequence ATGACAGCTGTTGTAGGACGTGTGTGGTCATGGGTAAGCCCAGCAAACCTGTATCGCCCTTGGGGCAGCAGAGCCAAATCTGAAAAACCTGAAAAGGCCTTCGCAAGTGAGGGTCAGctgaaaaacaggtggagcatgGGGGGGTTGACCTCTTGGGTTTGGGGTGTAAAGAAGAATCAAAGTGACCAAAAGACACCAACAGAGGAGTTCTGGGAGGCACAGGAGACGTACAAACCCTTAGAAATAGAAGACCTGAGACCTGAGACGGTGGCTCCACAGAGTGCTCCACGCTGGTGGAGCAGGATGCTTCCTTCtgcccatttcttttggccaaAAGCAGAAAAAGCTGATGGGCTCCGGCAGAGAACGTTTGCTGGCTGGACCGAGGCCTTGGAAAGAGACTTGGACAACAAAGATGGAGAGCTTTCAGACTATGGTACACCTCCACCGTCTCCCACACCTCTTTCAAAGGGGCCGTCTCCATTTCAGGTCTTGGCCCACACGTGGACTGGAGAAATCCTTCCAGAGCACTATGAGATATGCTTCAATTTTCTCCGCCACCTTTTTGACCTGTTTGTGGTTGGATTCCTCTGGACAGTCTCCCCGCCTACCAAGTTCGTGCTTGATGTCCTCGGTGTGCAGGGTGGCCTGAAACTGTGGCTCCATGGCATGGCCATGTTTCTCGTGTCTTCTGTAGGCATGGCTGGTCTGCTGTGGCTGGTTCAGGAGTTCCTGCCTCAGTTCGCTTTGGTTTATGGCATCGTTCAAGCCCTGGTCATTTCTGTCAGCCTGCGACAGAGTGTGATCTTGGGAATGGAGGATGAGGGGATAGATGGAAGAGATAAAGATGAAGAAGTAGAGGAGGAGAAGGATGATGAACAGAATGGAACCAGTCATGGCACCACGGATTAA